Proteins found in one Paenibacillus sp. FSL R10-2782 genomic segment:
- a CDS encoding YuzB family protein, which produces MLRPIIEFCTSNMHFGTDEIMSRLEQNPDYDVIEYGCLSNCGQCNAEPYAMVNGEIVSADTAELLYEVIMNKIKEAEAWDNLDLD; this is translated from the coding sequence ATGTTAAGACCCATCATTGAATTTTGCACCAGCAATATGCATTTTGGCACCGATGAGATCATGTCCAGACTGGAGCAAAATCCGGATTATGACGTCATTGAATACGGCTGTCTCAGCAATTGTGGTCAGTGCAATGCAGAACCGTATGCGATGGTCAACGGCGAGATTGTATCTGCCGATACAGCCGAGCTGCTGTACGAAGTGATTATGAACAAAATCAAAGAAGCCGAGGCGTGGGATAACCTTGATCTCGACTAA
- a CDS encoding DUF2515 family protein, which produces MSLTEWFHVASRQLQGGLKLLGSVPRAAEEAWEGKRAAWTESRKLRYPLRELPWDYHTAQAAMDEAEALMLVNGPATRPSSLNMPLCETDCELVERIKNDTAQENRSNITRTAAYLECYHGYPELHWALLAHLVSRNGGYNMTDLKGGLIDSLFGEQEKEWLYRLLERCNALIFQDAYPQLQLYMHSRHLGRSCFHLLPHFHVSPFMRPFWERFWAWRDSSLLSIALIINEQNYIEGRVVKDPYFQKFVTHKPGFYLHDWLQLNQIIFPLGLNGGLAGLVMERFGHLDERIGFGKSLYAMLFGHQQVLDQVTAFATSVPHTGSRSDYWPGLFTSDKQKALRSPEESAALLAHEWLPQGQRLYSPELNAVWSDTAYDPIPRYDWFHDGSTLGHLSEPRRPLLFAMRHEHRHGIQKTAMAHDAHASLRPFH; this is translated from the coding sequence ATGTCTCTCACCGAATGGTTCCATGTGGCATCACGTCAGCTTCAGGGTGGGCTAAAGCTGCTCGGTTCCGTACCACGTGCTGCGGAGGAAGCTTGGGAAGGCAAGCGGGCGGCCTGGACTGAGTCCCGCAAACTGCGCTATCCGCTACGTGAGTTACCGTGGGATTATCATACCGCGCAGGCCGCTATGGATGAAGCCGAAGCGCTGATGCTGGTGAATGGACCTGCAACCCGCCCCTCTTCTCTGAATATGCCCTTATGTGAAACGGACTGCGAGCTAGTTGAGCGGATCAAGAACGATACGGCACAGGAAAATCGCAGCAACATCACCCGTACAGCCGCTTACCTGGAGTGCTATCATGGTTATCCCGAGTTACATTGGGCGCTGCTGGCTCACCTGGTTTCTCGCAATGGTGGATATAACATGACCGATTTGAAGGGCGGTCTGATCGACAGTCTGTTCGGCGAACAGGAGAAGGAATGGTTATATCGGCTGCTGGAGCGCTGTAATGCCCTTATTTTTCAGGACGCCTACCCTCAACTGCAGCTATACATGCACAGCCGTCATCTGGGCCGAAGCTGTTTTCATTTGCTGCCCCATTTTCATGTATCACCATTCATGAGACCCTTCTGGGAACGTTTCTGGGCTTGGCGGGACAGCTCTCTCTTAAGCATAGCCCTCATCATCAATGAACAAAACTATATTGAAGGACGAGTGGTGAAAGATCCGTATTTCCAAAAATTTGTGACGCACAAGCCGGGCTTTTATTTGCACGATTGGCTCCAGTTGAATCAGATCATATTTCCGCTCGGGCTGAATGGTGGCCTCGCCGGGCTTGTGATGGAGCGCTTTGGCCATCTGGATGAGCGTATCGGCTTTGGTAAAAGCCTGTATGCCATGCTGTTCGGACACCAGCAGGTGCTGGATCAAGTAACAGCATTCGCTACCAGCGTGCCCCACACTGGCTCACGCAGCGACTATTGGCCGGGACTGTTCACTTCGGACAAACAAAAAGCGCTGCGCTCCCCTGAAGAGAGTGCAGCGCTCCTGGCGCATGAATGGCTGCCGCAAGGACAACGCCTGTACAGCCCCGAGCTGAACGCCGTCTGGTCGGATACGGCTTATGATCCGATCCCCCGTTACGACTGGTTTCATGACGGATCTACGCTTGGACATCTCAGCGAACCAAGACGACCGCTGTTATTTGCCATGCGCCATGAGCACCGCCATGGCATCCAAAAAACAGCGATGGCCCATGATGCCCATGCCAGCCTGCGGCCTTTCCACTAA
- a CDS encoding UbiD family decarboxylase has translation MIYQNLRQFIEALRKENNLQIIEAPVDPYLELAEIHRRVIEEEGPALLFTNVKGTPFPVASNLFGTNRRVDMAFGPRPEQLMDAIVGATKTLLPPTPKALWNERGLIKDMLKVGLKTVSHSEAPVLGVRRTDAPLAPLPRVTSWQDDGGPFITLPLVYTEKPGQSKDHNLGMYRIQIYDDQTTGIHWQIHKGGGFHYHEAELRNEPLPTTVIIGGPPALIASAIAPAPENLPELLLASLIMGGKLPMTEDPLGGHRIPAEAEFAISGYVPPHERRPEGPFGDHFGYYSLQHDFPVFHVKHMYHRKDAIYPATIVGKPRQEDYYLGEFLQRLLSPAYPLVMPSVKSLWAYAETGVHALAAAVVRESYSREALVSGFTILGQGQLSLTKFLMLTDRVIDLSDFNLLLETILERFNPATDLFIFNHTSHDTLDYTGRKLNHGSKAILMGVGEPIRELPRAYEGGDLPGIREIESYCGGCLVVSGASFEQEPELAASVLERLAAGEQEWPLVFIVDDAKEVVRSQASFLWTVFTRFNPATDMYADSEVRLHHLNYKLPIVVDARMKPGYPDEVLPREDIVKLVDQRWTSYFA, from the coding sequence TTGATCTACCAGAATTTGCGCCAATTTATTGAAGCGCTGCGTAAAGAAAATAATCTTCAAATTATAGAAGCACCCGTCGATCCTTATTTGGAGCTGGCCGAGATTCATCGGAGAGTTATTGAGGAGGAAGGCCCCGCATTGCTGTTCACCAATGTAAAAGGTACCCCGTTCCCTGTAGCCAGCAATCTGTTTGGCACAAACCGTCGTGTGGACATGGCCTTTGGCCCTCGCCCGGAGCAATTGATGGATGCGATTGTAGGGGCGACCAAAACATTGCTTCCACCCACACCCAAGGCATTATGGAATGAACGTGGGCTGATTAAGGACATGCTAAAAGTAGGGCTGAAAACGGTATCTCATAGTGAGGCTCCTGTATTGGGAGTTCGCCGTACGGATGCTCCGCTGGCTCCACTCCCCAGAGTGACGAGTTGGCAGGACGACGGGGGGCCGTTTATCACGCTTCCGCTCGTATATACCGAGAAGCCGGGTCAGTCCAAGGATCATAATTTGGGCATGTACCGTATCCAGATTTATGATGATCAGACGACCGGGATTCATTGGCAAATTCATAAAGGCGGCGGCTTTCATTATCATGAAGCTGAGCTGCGTAATGAGCCGTTGCCAACGACAGTTATTATCGGCGGGCCACCAGCTCTGATTGCGTCCGCAATTGCTCCGGCACCGGAAAATCTGCCTGAGCTGCTGCTTGCCTCGCTCATTATGGGCGGCAAGCTGCCGATGACGGAGGACCCGCTCGGCGGTCACCGGATTCCGGCAGAGGCCGAATTTGCGATCAGTGGTTATGTGCCACCTCATGAACGCCGTCCGGAAGGACCGTTTGGCGATCATTTTGGCTACTACTCCTTACAGCATGATTTCCCTGTATTTCATGTCAAGCATATGTACCACCGCAAGGATGCCATTTATCCAGCAACCATTGTAGGTAAACCACGGCAGGAGGATTATTATCTCGGCGAATTTTTACAACGTCTGCTGTCACCTGCCTATCCGCTTGTGATGCCTTCCGTCAAGTCGCTGTGGGCTTACGCAGAAACGGGCGTACATGCATTGGCAGCGGCAGTTGTTCGTGAAAGCTATTCCCGTGAAGCACTGGTCTCGGGCTTTACCATTTTGGGACAGGGCCAATTGTCGTTAACCAAATTCCTGATGCTCACGGATCGGGTCATTGATCTATCCGACTTTAACCTGCTGCTGGAAACCATTCTGGAGAGATTTAATCCAGCGACAGATTTGTTTATTTTCAATCATACGTCTCACGATACACTTGATTACACGGGCCGTAAGCTGAATCACGGTAGTAAAGCGATCCTGATGGGTGTAGGTGAGCCTATACGTGAGTTGCCCCGCGCCTATGAAGGAGGCGACCTGCCGGGTATCCGCGAGATTGAGTCGTATTGCGGAGGTTGTCTCGTCGTATCGGGTGCGTCCTTTGAGCAGGAGCCTGAGTTGGCGGCGAGTGTATTGGAACGTTTGGCTGCGGGTGAGCAGGAATGGCCGCTTGTCTTTATTGTAGATGATGCCAAGGAAGTCGTCCGCTCACAAGCATCATTCCTGTGGACGGTGTTTACGCGATTTAACCCGGCTACGGATATGTACGCAGACAGCGAGGTGCGTTTGCATCATCTGAACTACAAGCTGCCAATTGTGGTCGATGCACGCATGAAGCCGGGCTACCCGGATGAAGTACTGCCGCGCGAGGATATTGTTAAGCTTGTAGACCAACGGTGGACGAGTTATTTTGCCTGA
- a CDS encoding thioredoxin family protein, producing MQKIVSHEDFNKAISASGVTVAVFKADWCGDCHFIDPFMPDVEQQYADKLTLIEIDVEQAESVSQEQNVLGIPSFIAYSEGRELVRLVNRLRKSREEIEQFLDRAVEVHASLTK from the coding sequence ATGCAAAAGATCGTCTCTCATGAAGACTTTAATAAGGCAATATCCGCTTCTGGCGTAACGGTGGCTGTGTTTAAGGCGGACTGGTGTGGGGATTGTCATTTCATTGATCCGTTCATGCCTGATGTAGAGCAGCAATATGCAGACAAGCTTACATTAATTGAGATTGATGTAGAACAGGCGGAGAGCGTTAGCCAGGAGCAAAATGTACTGGGTATTCCCAGCTTTATCGCTTACAGTGAAGGCCGCGAGCTGGTGCGTCTGGTGAACAGATTGCGTAAATCTCGTGAGGAAATCGAGCAGTTTTTGGACCGGGCTGTGGAAGTACACGCCAGCTTGACTAAATAA
- a CDS encoding COX15/CtaA family protein — MSSLNNKIRILKWLALVTCIVMFLATFGGGVVTRTDSGLGCGREFPLCNGKLVPAHTIASIIEFTHRSVSTMAGLLSIASFVGFLLYMKHRKDLQLFSLLTLLFVIIQGAMGALAVVFSQSAPVMALHFGFALIAFASATMMTLGAWKEHADSRFNPRLPTVPVNRGYRNFIWLSTIYTYIAVYSGALLSHSVIQKVVNLGGIISPLLLHQLSSGLLFVVILAVGHYSYRYHPNHRDIRVLGVVAVALIMLQVVIGISLLYVTRPEIYMFVVLAHMLVIATLFSILCYMSYRVWQLSPDRNIVRTRTQRT, encoded by the coding sequence GTGAGTTCGTTGAACAACAAAATTAGAATATTAAAGTGGCTTGCACTCGTAACATGTATTGTCATGTTTCTGGCTACCTTTGGCGGAGGTGTCGTGACGCGGACGGACTCGGGGCTAGGCTGCGGACGTGAGTTCCCGCTGTGTAACGGTAAGCTGGTTCCAGCACATACGATTGCATCCATTATCGAGTTTACCCACCGCTCCGTCAGCACGATGGCCGGGTTGCTTTCTATCGCCTCTTTTGTTGGCTTTCTGCTGTATATGAAGCATCGGAAGGATTTGCAGCTGTTCTCGTTGCTGACGCTACTATTTGTCATTATACAAGGAGCGATGGGGGCTTTAGCTGTGGTCTTTTCCCAATCTGCTCCGGTCATGGCGCTGCATTTTGGCTTTGCCCTGATCGCCTTTGCCAGCGCGACTATGATGACATTGGGAGCCTGGAAGGAGCATGCGGATTCGCGCTTTAACCCGCGTTTGCCCACCGTGCCTGTTAACCGGGGCTATCGCAATTTTATATGGTTATCGACGATCTATACGTATATTGCGGTTTACTCGGGCGCACTGCTCAGTCACTCGGTCATTCAAAAAGTTGTAAACCTCGGCGGTATTATATCTCCGTTGTTGCTTCACCAGCTTTCATCGGGATTGCTGTTCGTGGTCATTTTGGCCGTGGGGCACTATTCTTATCGCTATCATCCAAATCATCGGGATATTCGTGTACTGGGTGTCGTTGCGGTGGCATTGATTATGCTTCAGGTCGTTATTGGCATTAGCCTGTTGTATGTCACCAGACCGGAAATTTACATGTTTGTGGTACTGGCACACATGCTGGTCATTGCAACGCTGTTCTCCATTTTGTGCTACATGAGCTACCGTGTGTGGCAATTGTCACCAGATCGCAACATCGTTCGGACACGCACACAGCGTACCTAA
- a CDS encoding polysaccharide biosynthesis protein: MSNKETFLRGTLILAAAALVARVLGLVQRVPLEHLLGSVGNASFTIANNAYLMLLTVATAGIPSTLSKMVSERYALNRPSEARRVYHAALLFAAAAGIIITVVLYFGAPYFAEKVAGVPQSALAIQALAPALLLFPAIAMMRGYFQGRGNMTAGGISQIVEQVARVATAILLAFIILKLGYGDREVAAGASFGGVMGSIGALAVMLYYTFKMRRQDRQDRQEQFQEESSALPMMRIYKDIFTLSIPIVLSSLTVPAVNFIDTSIVVRLLSVQIGLDQATTQLGYLGARAQSVAGIPPILAIALSQSLIPIISAAFARKDEQHLQNQMTLALRISILTGMPIVLALCVTAYSINGLLFSSLGGSGIIAVLTLGTIFQITMMTSNSILIGMGKPRISMVNVLVGIVVKLAASWLLAGWLGIYGIIAATGLCFLVITLLNLHVLKGIVSFSIMGRRWAGFLTAVVLSGAIGYGVNEACILLVHIMPARVAFLIACCIAGAAVLVCYLVLLVVLRVLRRDELGNYPRVLQKVLRPLMRLQRESTGQRG, encoded by the coding sequence TTGTCCAATAAAGAAACATTTCTTAGAGGCACGCTTATTTTGGCCGCTGCTGCGCTGGTGGCGAGAGTGCTTGGTCTGGTGCAGCGTGTTCCGTTAGAGCATCTGCTCGGTTCTGTGGGGAACGCCTCGTTTACGATAGCGAACAATGCCTATTTAATGTTGCTCACGGTGGCTACAGCGGGTATTCCAAGCACGTTGAGCAAAATGGTCTCCGAACGCTACGCGCTGAATCGACCTTCGGAAGCACGACGTGTATATCATGCGGCGTTGTTGTTTGCGGCGGCGGCGGGCATTATCATTACGGTGGTGCTATATTTTGGTGCGCCTTATTTTGCCGAGAAAGTGGCAGGGGTTCCGCAATCGGCTTTGGCTATTCAGGCATTGGCGCCAGCCTTGCTGCTGTTTCCCGCCATTGCCATGATGCGCGGGTACTTCCAAGGGCGAGGCAACATGACCGCAGGTGGTATTTCACAAATTGTGGAGCAAGTCGCACGGGTGGCTACTGCTATTTTGCTCGCCTTTATTATTTTGAAGCTCGGTTATGGAGATCGCGAGGTTGCGGCCGGGGCATCGTTCGGGGGGGTCATGGGAAGCATCGGCGCACTTGCCGTTATGCTGTATTATACGTTTAAAATGCGTCGCCAGGATCGACAAGATCGACAAGAGCAATTCCAGGAGGAAAGCTCCGCGCTGCCGATGATGCGCATTTACAAAGACATTTTTACGCTGTCTATCCCAATTGTATTGTCTTCTTTGACGGTCCCGGCCGTTAACTTTATTGATACGTCGATTGTGGTCAGACTGCTATCCGTCCAAATCGGCTTGGATCAGGCAACGACCCAGTTGGGTTATTTGGGAGCACGTGCGCAGAGTGTCGCGGGGATTCCGCCGATTTTGGCTATCGCCCTCAGTCAATCGCTCATTCCGATCATTTCGGCGGCTTTTGCCCGCAAGGATGAACAGCATTTGCAAAATCAGATGACGCTGGCCTTGCGGATCTCTATTTTGACTGGAATGCCGATTGTGCTGGCCTTGTGTGTAACCGCCTATTCCATCAATGGCTTACTGTTCAGTTCGCTTGGAGGCAGCGGAATTATCGCTGTTCTGACACTCGGAACGATATTCCAGATCACGATGATGACCTCTAACTCGATTTTGATCGGTATGGGCAAACCGCGTATTTCAATGGTTAATGTCTTGGTCGGTATCGTTGTTAAGCTGGCTGCGAGCTGGTTGCTGGCTGGTTGGCTCGGGATTTACGGCATCATTGCCGCAACCGGATTATGTTTCCTCGTGATCACGCTGCTGAATTTGCATGTGCTTAAAGGCATCGTATCCTTCTCCATCATGGGTCGTCGCTGGGCGGGTTTTCTGACCGCAGTCGTGCTTTCGGGAGCCATTGGATACGGTGTGAATGAGGCTTGTATTCTGCTGGTTCATATCATGCCTGCACGTGTGGCCTTCCTCATCGCATGCTGTATTGCCGGTGCGGCTGTACTGGTATGCTATTTGGTGCTGCTGGTTGTGCTGCGCGTACTGCGCAGGGACGAGTTGGGTAACTACCCGCGTGTGTTGCAAAAGGTACTGCGTCCACTGATGCGTCTCCAGCGTGAGTCCACAGGGCAACGAGGCTAA
- a CDS encoding MetQ/NlpA family ABC transporter substrate-binding protein, with protein MKKWVLAVLSLTLIAVLAACGTKSTTSDTNNATQNTGGSPREVELKVGASPVPHAEILEAIKPQLEKEGVRLQVVQFNDYVQPNVQLFDKQLDANFYQHVPYMDVMNKERKMDLVSVGAVHLEPFGIYSQKYKKLDELPDGATVAIPNDATNGGRALLLLEKQGLIKLKDASNIEATVKDITENPKNLKFKELEAAMLPRQLPEVDIALINTNYALEAKLNPTKDALALEDKDSPYANVLVARPDNKDSEAIQKLIKALQSPETKKFIEDKYQGAIIPAF; from the coding sequence ATGAAAAAATGGGTATTGGCCGTATTAAGCTTGACATTAATTGCGGTACTGGCAGCTTGCGGTACGAAAAGCACGACATCCGATACAAACAATGCGACCCAAAATACAGGCGGGTCACCACGCGAAGTTGAGCTGAAAGTTGGCGCTTCTCCTGTACCGCATGCGGAAATTTTGGAAGCGATCAAGCCACAGTTGGAAAAAGAGGGCGTTCGTCTTCAAGTCGTTCAGTTTAACGACTACGTACAGCCAAACGTACAATTGTTCGACAAGCAACTGGATGCTAACTTCTATCAACATGTACCATACATGGATGTTATGAACAAAGAGCGCAAAATGGACCTGGTATCTGTAGGCGCGGTTCATCTGGAGCCATTCGGTATCTACTCGCAAAAATATAAAAAGCTTGATGAACTTCCGGACGGTGCAACAGTTGCCATTCCTAACGATGCAACCAATGGAGGACGTGCATTGCTGTTGCTGGAGAAACAAGGTCTGATCAAGCTGAAAGACGCAAGCAACATCGAAGCTACAGTAAAAGATATTACAGAAAACCCGAAAAACCTGAAATTCAAGGAGCTGGAAGCGGCTATGCTGCCACGTCAGTTACCTGAAGTGGATATTGCTCTGATCAACACGAACTATGCTCTGGAAGCGAAGCTGAACCCGACGAAGGATGCACTGGCACTGGAAGACAAGGATTCCCCATATGCCAATGTTTTGGTAGCGCGTCCTGATAATAAAGATTCCGAAGCGATTCAGAAGCTGATCAAGGCTTTGCAATCCCCGGAAACTAAAAAATTCATCGAAGACAAATACCAGGGCGCGATTATCCCGGCATTTTAA
- a CDS encoding SDR family oxidoreductase, with product MRHKVALITGSAKGLGKMTALRLADEGCDIVLNYVHSQTEAEELRQVIEAKGVRCLSLQGDISIQEDITRLISAVQDRLGGVDIMVNNAGPFIRERRLFADYSVAEIHAMIQGNLVGTMLLDHLVLPHMRNQQWGRIIHFGFGHAGEARAWPHRAVYAAAKVGLVSFTKSLAVEEAPYGITVNMVCPGDIRGANKEKSIAEVIGLQDKETPRGRPGSGEDIARVIAYLCDEDSDFITGNIMDVSGGLDPIRPII from the coding sequence TTGAGACACAAAGTCGCGCTTATAACGGGCAGTGCCAAAGGATTAGGTAAAATGACCGCTCTGCGTCTGGCTGATGAAGGTTGTGACATTGTACTAAACTATGTGCATAGCCAAACTGAAGCCGAAGAGCTTAGGCAGGTGATTGAAGCCAAGGGAGTACGCTGCCTGTCTTTGCAAGGAGATATTTCGATTCAGGAGGATATTACAAGGCTGATCAGTGCAGTACAGGATCGGCTGGGCGGCGTAGATATTATGGTAAATAACGCCGGACCGTTTATTAGGGAACGTCGCTTGTTTGCAGATTACAGTGTAGCCGAGATTCATGCCATGATTCAGGGGAATCTGGTCGGTACGATGCTGCTGGATCATCTGGTACTACCTCATATGCGGAACCAGCAATGGGGACGTATTATTCATTTTGGCTTTGGTCATGCTGGAGAAGCACGAGCTTGGCCGCATCGCGCCGTGTACGCAGCCGCCAAGGTGGGGCTGGTTTCCTTTACAAAGTCACTGGCTGTGGAAGAAGCTCCTTATGGTATCACGGTCAATATGGTTTGTCCCGGGGATATCCGGGGGGCGAACAAGGAAAAGTCAATTGCCGAAGTCATCGGCTTGCAGGATAAAGAGACACCTCGTGGACGTCCAGGCAGTGGAGAGGACATTGCACGAGTGATTGCTTATTTGTGTGATGAGGATTCGGATTTTATCACAGGCAACATTATGGATGTGTCAGGAGGGCTGGACCCGATTCGGCCGATCATATAA
- a CDS encoding methionine ABC transporter permease encodes MSELDFSQVSWEELGNSTLETLQMLGASALFTLIIGLPLGVLLFLASRSSWSLMKVIYVVLSFIVNILRSVPFIILIVALIPFTRSLVGTSTGVLGTIPPLVIGAAPFFARLVETSLREVDKGVIEAAQAMGASTGQIIRRVLLREALPGLLAALTITVVTLVSYTAMSGMIGGGGLGTLAINYGYYRYETAVMIVAVILMVVLVQLLQMAGDRLVRHYTRK; translated from the coding sequence ATGAGTGAACTTGATTTTTCGCAAGTGAGTTGGGAAGAACTAGGTAACTCTACTTTAGAGACACTCCAGATGCTCGGTGCATCTGCGTTGTTCACCCTTATTATTGGTCTGCCGCTTGGGGTTTTATTATTTCTGGCAAGCCGCTCCTCATGGAGTCTGATGAAGGTGATATACGTTGTACTTTCCTTTATCGTTAACATTTTGCGGTCCGTACCGTTTATTATTTTGATTGTTGCACTGATTCCTTTTACACGGTCGCTGGTGGGGACTTCCACGGGAGTGCTGGGTACGATTCCACCGCTGGTCATTGGTGCTGCGCCATTCTTCGCCCGTCTCGTGGAGACGTCATTGCGCGAAGTGGACAAGGGTGTTATCGAGGCTGCACAAGCCATGGGCGCCTCTACAGGGCAGATTATCCGTCGGGTGCTGCTGCGTGAGGCCCTGCCGGGTCTGCTCGCCGCATTAACGATTACCGTCGTTACGCTGGTATCCTATACAGCAATGTCCGGTATGATTGGGGGCGGTGGTTTGGGTACACTAGCTATCAACTACGGATACTACCGTTATGAAACGGCTGTCATGATCGTTGCGGTCATACTGATGGTCGTACTGGTGCAATTGCTGCAAATGGCGGGAGACCGTCTGGTGCGGCATTATACTCGAAAATAG
- a CDS encoding NifU family protein: protein MSETQSVQMYDEVADVLDKLRPFLQRDGGDVELVDVEDGIVKLKLVGACGSCPSSTITLKAGIERALLEEVDGVQEVVQVF, encoded by the coding sequence ATGAGCGAAACACAAAGCGTTCAAATGTATGATGAAGTAGCAGATGTACTGGATAAGCTTCGTCCGTTCCTGCAACGCGATGGCGGCGACGTTGAGCTGGTTGATGTTGAAGACGGCATCGTTAAGCTGAAGCTGGTAGGCGCTTGCGGCAGTTGCCCAAGTTCCACAATCACGCTGAAAGCAGGGATTGAACGCGCTCTTCTCGAAGAAGTCGACGGCGTCCAAGAAGTGGTACAAGTATTCTAA
- a CDS encoding Cthe_2314 family HEPN domain-containing protein, giving the protein MIRKLLGEPPRVNKGILLDAMNSMSDMLKMLERHIQASGDPTHDFRKADILTRGLMSSLDELEQSHHAAAFFRTKVKAGYAEDMSVDEKSDYALYVFFYKDGFVRVFSILDKLGNWLNDLYDLKTGEYKPHYSYFTVLRQFKYLKMHPVMTDSLNDIKDSYTDAINRLRKRRNTEIHYMNTEMQDDLWQRHRALYGKIQLEDLDHHLEDLKQGLEMVNRSLATAFRYTVKHWENRAVRP; this is encoded by the coding sequence ATGATACGCAAGCTGCTAGGCGAGCCGCCGCGTGTGAACAAGGGCATTCTACTCGATGCTATGAATAGCATGTCAGACATGCTGAAAATGCTGGAGCGGCATATTCAGGCCAGCGGAGATCCGACTCATGATTTTCGCAAAGCGGATATTTTGACACGCGGCCTGATGTCATCTCTGGATGAGCTGGAGCAGAGCCATCATGCTGCCGCCTTTTTCCGAACGAAGGTCAAAGCTGGTTATGCCGAGGATATGAGCGTTGATGAAAAATCGGATTACGCGCTGTACGTATTCTTTTATAAGGATGGGTTTGTGAGGGTATTTTCCATTTTGGATAAGCTCGGGAACTGGCTCAATGATCTGTATGATCTGAAAACAGGCGAGTATAAGCCGCATTATTCTTATTTTACAGTGCTGCGGCAATTCAAATATTTGAAGATGCATCCTGTAATGACGGACAGCTTAAATGATATCAAGGACTCATACACTGACGCGATCAATCGGCTACGCAAGCGTCGGAATACGGAAATACACTATATGAATACGGAGATGCAGGATGATCTCTGGCAGCGGCATCGCGCTTTGTACGGCAAGATACAACTGGAGGATTTGGATCATCATTTGGAGGATTTGAAGCAAGGACTGGAAATGGTGAATCGTTCCTTGGCAACAGCCTTTCGTTATACGGTCAAACATTGGGAGAACCGGGCAGTCCGTCCATAA
- a CDS encoding ATP-binding cassette domain-containing protein: MIELKQLTKHYGKGSRRVSALSGLNLSIERGEIFGVIGHSGAGKSTLIRCINLLERPTSGEVWVDGVNLATVGQSQLQKQRRKIGMIFQHFNLLSSATVYDNIAFPLRLVNTPKQKLDQKVRELLELVGLEEHSGKYPSQLSGGQKQRVGIARALASDPHVLLCDEATSALDPQTTGSILKLLLDINQRFNLTIVLITHEMHVIQSICDRVGVIHQGDIVEQGPVAEVFLKPQRQVTKDFIQRESEHPEELQAAIAAAGGGESAHVVRISFLGSKTYDAILSRTARSTGVDFAILQGTISTIKNVPYGQLIVRFEGNQEDIEHTLREVSGQGLDVEVIGQ; encoded by the coding sequence TTGATAGAGCTTAAGCAATTAACCAAGCATTATGGCAAAGGCAGCCGACGCGTTAGTGCGCTGTCCGGTTTGAATCTTTCCATAGAGCGTGGTGAAATATTTGGAGTCATCGGTCATTCCGGGGCGGGGAAAAGTACGCTGATCCGCTGTATTAATTTATTGGAACGACCCACTTCAGGTGAAGTATGGGTAGATGGTGTGAATCTCGCCACCGTGGGCCAATCACAGCTACAGAAGCAACGTCGTAAAATCGGAATGATCTTTCAGCATTTTAATTTGTTATCCTCGGCTACGGTGTATGACAATATTGCATTTCCGCTGCGTCTGGTGAATACGCCGAAGCAAAAGCTGGACCAGAAGGTTCGTGAACTGCTGGAACTGGTCGGTCTGGAAGAGCACAGTGGGAAATATCCGTCACAGCTTTCGGGCGGACAGAAGCAGCGGGTTGGTATTGCACGGGCGCTTGCCAGTGATCCTCATGTACTGCTGTGCGACGAGGCGACCTCGGCGCTTGATCCACAGACGACAGGGTCCATCCTCAAATTGCTGTTAGACATTAACCAGCGTTTTAATTTGACCATCGTGCTGATTACGCATGAAATGCATGTCATTCAAAGCATCTGTGATCGTGTTGGTGTCATTCATCAGGGCGACATCGTGGAGCAAGGTCCGGTGGCAGAAGTATTCCTCAAGCCGCAGCGTCAAGTAACCAAGGACTTTATCCAGCGGGAGTCTGAGCATCCCGAGGAGCTGCAAGCAGCCATTGCAGCCGCGGGTGGCGGCGAATCGGCGCATGTTGTACGGATTTCATTTTTGGGCAGCAAGACATATGATGCGATTCTGTCACGTACAGCCCGTAGCACCGGGGTTGATTTTGCGATCTTGCAGGGAACTATCTCCACGATTAAAAACGTACCCTATGGGCAGCTTATCGTCCGTTTTGAAGGAAATCAGGAGGATATTGAGCACACGCTGCGCGAGGTGTCCGGTCAGGGACTTGATGTGGAGGTGATCGGACAATGA